The following proteins are co-located in the Sandaracinaceae bacterium genome:
- the apaG gene encoding Co2+/Mg2+ efflux protein ApaG: MRAQNPSVALTDGIRVTVAARYVAEQSNPAGRRYVWAYTVRIDNEGERAAKLLTRHWIITDANGKVDEVKGPGVIGEQPLLEPGATHTYSSGCILQTPRGTMHGSYQMKRDDGAGFDAEIAPFALTMPLDLN; this comes from the coding sequence ATGCGAGCCCAGAACCCCTCCGTGGCGTTGACCGATGGCATCCGCGTGACCGTGGCCGCGCGCTACGTGGCGGAGCAGTCCAACCCGGCGGGCCGCCGCTACGTGTGGGCGTACACCGTCCGGATCGACAACGAAGGCGAGCGCGCGGCCAAGCTGCTCACCCGGCACTGGATCATCACCGACGCCAACGGGAAGGTGGACGAGGTGAAGGGCCCGGGCGTGATCGGCGAGCAGCCGCTGCTCGAGCCGGGCGCCACGCACACCTACTCCAGCGGCTGCATCCTGCAGACCCCGCGGGGCACGATGCACGGCAGCTATCAGATGAAGCGCGACGACGGCGCGGGCTTCGACGCGGAGATCGCGCCCTTCGCCCTGACCATGCCGCTCGACCTGAACTGA
- a CDS encoding DUF2849 domain-containing protein, with translation MANWIVTANRLSDGAVVYLRGDRGWTGDLQQARSLGDAQAADDLLAWARGQEAVVCDPYLSEVGVEGARLIPLTARERIRAEGPRPTLQRLGYLPEREAAPARAAVG, from the coding sequence ATGGCAAACTGGATCGTGACGGCGAATCGACTCTCGGATGGCGCGGTGGTCTACCTCCGCGGGGATCGCGGCTGGACGGGCGACCTCCAGCAGGCGCGCTCGCTCGGCGACGCGCAGGCGGCGGACGACCTGCTCGCGTGGGCGAGGGGACAGGAGGCGGTGGTCTGCGACCCGTACCTCTCCGAGGTCGGCGTCGAGGGCGCGCGTCTGATCCCGCTGACCGCGCGTGAGCGCATCCGGGCGGAGGGCCCGCGGCCCACGCTCCAGCGTCTCGGATACCTCCCGGAGCGCGAGGCGGCGCCGGCCCGCGCAGCCGTCGGCTGA
- a CDS encoding nitrite/sulfite reductase, producing the protein MYQYDAFDQRIVEERAAQFRDQVLRRIDGRLTENEFKPLRLQNGLYMQLHAYMMRIAVPYGLLSSTQVRKLAHIARTYDKGYAHLTTRQNVQLNWPKLEDVPTILDELAEVQMHAIQTSGNCIRNITSDPYAGVAKDEIEDPRPYCEILRQWSTFHPEFAFLPRKFKFAVTGAETDRAAIAVHDVGIRLVRNDAGEVGFAYYVGGGQGRTPLLAPCINPFVKKHDLVSYAEAVLRVYNRLGRRDNKFKARIKILVKQTGAAEFARLVDEEHAKIADGPLKLRDEDIAHFQRFFVPPAYEVLTNGDTTVGAALLGKDRDFARWVEHNVEEHRVPGYAIVNLSVKCHELPPGDITDAQLDQVADLAERFSFSRVVVTHRQNLVFPDVKKKDLPALHRALEQLGFATPNVGKVSDVVCCPGLDYCNLANARSINVAQDLTRRFEDLAKVRELGDLQLNISGCINACGHHHVGHIGILGIDKGGVEHYQLMLGGSSGDSASLGKVLGRALTGEEIGDAVEKAVLAYLALRQSEAESFLDAYRRLGPSPFKEAVYEAHPA; encoded by the coding sequence ATGTACCAGTACGACGCGTTCGATCAGCGCATCGTCGAGGAGCGCGCCGCACAGTTCCGCGATCAGGTCCTGCGGCGCATCGACGGTCGCCTCACCGAGAACGAGTTCAAGCCGCTGCGCCTGCAGAACGGCCTCTACATGCAGCTGCACGCGTACATGATGCGCATCGCGGTGCCGTACGGGCTGCTCTCGTCGACGCAGGTTCGCAAGCTCGCGCACATCGCGCGCACCTACGACAAAGGCTACGCGCACCTGACCACGCGGCAGAACGTGCAGCTCAACTGGCCGAAGCTCGAGGACGTGCCGACCATCCTCGACGAGCTGGCCGAGGTGCAGATGCACGCCATCCAGACCAGCGGCAACTGCATCCGCAACATCACCAGCGACCCCTACGCGGGCGTGGCGAAGGACGAGATCGAGGACCCGCGGCCCTACTGCGAGATCCTCCGCCAGTGGTCGACCTTCCACCCGGAGTTCGCGTTCCTGCCGCGCAAGTTCAAGTTCGCGGTGACGGGCGCCGAGACCGATCGCGCGGCCATCGCGGTGCACGACGTGGGCATCCGCCTCGTGCGCAACGACGCCGGCGAGGTGGGCTTCGCGTATTACGTGGGCGGCGGCCAGGGCCGCACGCCGCTCCTCGCGCCGTGCATCAACCCGTTCGTGAAGAAGCACGACCTGGTCAGCTACGCCGAGGCGGTGCTGCGCGTCTACAACCGCCTCGGGCGGCGGGACAACAAGTTCAAGGCGCGCATCAAGATCCTCGTCAAGCAGACCGGCGCCGCCGAGTTCGCGCGCCTCGTCGACGAGGAGCACGCGAAGATCGCGGACGGCCCGCTGAAGCTGCGAGACGAGGACATCGCGCACTTTCAGCGCTTCTTCGTCCCGCCGGCCTACGAGGTGCTCACCAACGGCGACACCACCGTGGGCGCGGCGCTGCTCGGCAAGGACCGCGACTTCGCGCGCTGGGTCGAGCACAACGTCGAGGAGCACCGGGTCCCGGGCTACGCCATCGTCAACCTCTCGGTGAAGTGCCACGAGCTGCCGCCCGGAGACATCACGGACGCGCAGCTCGACCAGGTCGCCGACCTCGCCGAGCGCTTCAGCTTCTCGCGCGTCGTCGTCACGCACCGGCAGAACCTCGTCTTCCCCGACGTGAAGAAGAAGGACCTCCCTGCGCTGCATCGCGCGCTCGAGCAGCTCGGCTTCGCCACGCCCAACGTGGGCAAGGTCTCCGACGTCGTCTGCTGCCCGGGCCTCGACTACTGCAACCTCGCCAACGCGCGCTCCATCAACGTCGCGCAGGATCTCACGCGGCGCTTCGAGGACCTCGCGAAGGTGCGCGAGCTCGGCGACCTGCAGCTCAACATCAGCGGCTGCATCAACGCATGCGGCCACCACCACGTCGGCCACATCGGCATCCTCGGGATCGACAAGGGTGGGGTGGAGCACTACCAGCTCATGCTCGGCGGCTCCTCGGGCGACAGCGCGTCGCTCGGCAAGGTGCTCGGCCGCGCGCTCACCGGTGAGGAGATCGGCGACGCGGTGGAGAAGGCCGTGCTCGCCTACCTCGCGCTGCGTCAGAGCGAGGCGGAGAGCTTCCTCGACGCCTACCGACGCCTCGGCCCGAGCCCGTTCAAGGAGGCGGTCTATGAAGCTCATCCGGCGTGA
- a CDS encoding DUF934 domain-containing protein yields MKLIRRDEHGARIEDDAWVAVSDEVTVPHEGDALVSLSRWRSEADALRARSGRVGVRVPGDTPPEELAPLLDGVSLVAIELPKFTDGRGYSLARLLRDRFGYQGELRAVGHVLRDQLLYLARCGFDTFALAEGKSLDDGLAAFDDFSVTYQPAADHDQPIWRRRAPR; encoded by the coding sequence ATGAAGCTCATCCGGCGTGATGAACACGGCGCTCGCATCGAAGACGACGCCTGGGTCGCCGTCTCCGACGAGGTGACCGTCCCGCACGAAGGAGACGCCCTCGTCTCCCTCTCGCGCTGGCGATCCGAGGCGGACGCGCTCCGCGCGCGGTCCGGTCGCGTCGGCGTGCGCGTCCCCGGCGACACCCCGCCGGAGGAGCTCGCGCCGCTGCTCGACGGCGTCTCGCTCGTCGCCATCGAGCTGCCGAAGTTCACCGACGGCCGCGGCTACTCCCTCGCGCGCCTCCTGCGCGACCGCTTCGGCTACCAGGGCGAGCTGCGCGCGGTCGGCCACGTCCTCCGCGACCAGCTCCTCTACCTCGCGCGCTGCGGCTTCGACACCTTCGCGCTCGCCGAGGGCAAGTCCCTCGACGACGGCCTCGCCGCCTTCGATGACTTCAGCGTCACCTATCAGCCCGCCGCCGATCACGACCAGCCCATCTGGCGCCGCCGCGCTCCCCGCTGA
- a CDS encoding VanW family protein gives MEGLHRWLERARVTGAVLCFAAAGGLSAWVLTQQQGPSVARAAAPPTDVRAGDAAIDKGEDPAAFARTLAARWNAAPLTLVVPGEEPLTRSRRAFGATLDEPRLVAQLEQATDTTSAMRRYHAAVASGRPLSLRLPVVMDEAAMFERLADLKDGYDRRPNDARANVRTGEITPHTDGRLLDVHGTLDAIRAAVERGERRAEADVEIRRAHRTADDLQDLELGHVLASYETRYANTAESRDRTFNLRVAASKIDGLVVMPGETFDFNEAVGERSEANGFRPAPVIAGGELVDGVGGGTCQVAGSLHAAVFFAGLPIVERQPHSRPSTYIFMGLDAVVSYPQLNFRFQNDLSTPVAIGFTVEGGVARAELRGAPMRRMVTFVRRVDEIAPYDERDVEDSSLPRGARVLRQRGVPGFTVTNFRIVRDLDRNQAVRTQVTDTYPPTQQIWRVGAGGVAPEGYTPPEGDTHGEYTADGYLSVTQGEGVNGSQILRRAGRSGSYGWTERLGFPQPDPARFE, from the coding sequence ATGGAGGGACTCCATCGTTGGCTCGAGCGCGCCCGGGTGACCGGCGCCGTGCTCTGCTTCGCCGCCGCCGGGGGGCTGAGCGCGTGGGTGCTCACCCAGCAGCAGGGGCCGTCCGTCGCGCGCGCCGCCGCGCCGCCGACCGACGTGCGCGCGGGAGACGCCGCCATCGACAAGGGCGAGGATCCCGCCGCGTTCGCGCGCACGCTCGCCGCACGGTGGAACGCCGCGCCGCTGACCCTGGTGGTCCCGGGCGAGGAGCCGCTGACCCGCTCACGCCGCGCCTTCGGGGCCACCCTGGACGAGCCGCGCCTCGTCGCGCAGCTCGAGCAGGCCACCGACACGACGAGCGCGATGCGCCGCTACCACGCCGCCGTCGCCTCGGGGCGCCCGCTCTCGCTGCGGCTGCCGGTCGTGATGGACGAGGCGGCGATGTTCGAGCGCCTCGCCGACCTCAAGGACGGCTACGACCGCCGCCCGAACGACGCGCGGGCGAACGTGCGCACGGGCGAGATCACCCCGCACACCGACGGTCGGCTCCTGGACGTGCACGGCACCCTCGACGCGATCCGGGCCGCGGTCGAGCGCGGGGAGCGACGCGCCGAGGCGGACGTGGAGATCCGCCGCGCGCACCGCACCGCGGACGACCTGCAGGACCTCGAGCTGGGCCACGTGCTCGCGAGCTACGAGACCCGCTACGCGAACACCGCCGAGTCGCGCGACCGGACCTTCAACCTCCGCGTCGCCGCCTCCAAGATCGACGGCCTGGTGGTGATGCCGGGCGAGACCTTCGACTTCAACGAGGCGGTGGGTGAGCGCAGCGAGGCCAACGGCTTCCGCCCCGCCCCGGTCATCGCGGGGGGCGAGCTCGTCGACGGCGTCGGCGGCGGCACCTGCCAGGTCGCGGGCAGCCTGCACGCGGCGGTCTTCTTCGCCGGCCTGCCCATCGTGGAGCGGCAGCCGCACAGCCGCCCGAGCACCTACATCTTCATGGGCCTCGACGCGGTGGTCAGCTACCCGCAGCTCAACTTCCGCTTCCAGAACGATCTCTCCACCCCCGTGGCCATCGGCTTCACCGTCGAGGGCGGCGTGGCCCGGGCGGAGCTCCGCGGCGCACCGATGCGGCGCATGGTCACCTTCGTGCGGCGGGTCGACGAGATCGCGCCCTACGACGAGCGCGACGTCGAGGACAGCTCCCTGCCCCGCGGCGCGCGCGTCCTGCGTCAGCGCGGCGTGCCAGGATTCACCGTCACCAACTTCCGCATCGTGCGCGACCTCGACCGCAACCAGGCCGTGCGCACCCAGGTCACCGACACCTACCCGCCCACGCAGCAGATCTGGCGCGTCGGCGCGGGCGGCGTCGCGCCCGAGGGCTACACCCCGCCCGAGGGCGACACGCACGGCGAGTACACCGCGGACGGCTACCTCTCGGTCACGCAAGGCGAAGGCGTCAACGGCAGCCAGATCCTCCGCCGCGCCGGCCGCTCCGGCAGCTACGGCTGGACCGAGCGCCTCGGCTTCCCGCAGCCCGACCCCGCCCGTTTCGAGTGA
- a CDS encoding helix-turn-helix domain-containing protein — translation MEQLEGQRIVEALEACGGNQTRAAETLGISRRTLVNRLDAFGLPRPRK, via the coding sequence ATGGAGCAGCTCGAGGGGCAGCGGATCGTGGAGGCCCTCGAGGCCTGCGGCGGCAACCAGACGCGCGCGGCCGAGACGCTCGGCATCTCGCGGCGCACGCTGGTCAATCGCCTCGACGCGTTCGGTCTACCGCGGCCGCGGAAGTGA
- a CDS encoding metalloregulator ArsR/SmtB family transcription factor, which translates to MKKTRKTPRCPAAVPTPPVPVDEDEANERLARLAKAIAHPARVSILRMLVRQEGCIVGDIVGELPLAQSTISQHLKQLKEAGLIRGEVDGPRVCYCVEPGAVALLKALVEAL; encoded by the coding sequence ATGAAGAAGACCAGGAAGACGCCGCGCTGCCCCGCGGCCGTCCCGACGCCCCCCGTGCCGGTGGACGAGGACGAAGCGAACGAGCGCCTCGCCCGGCTCGCCAAGGCCATCGCGCACCCGGCGCGCGTCTCCATCCTCCGCATGCTCGTGCGCCAGGAGGGGTGCATCGTCGGCGACATCGTCGGCGAGCTCCCGCTCGCGCAGTCGACCATCTCGCAGCACCTCAAGCAGCTGAAGGAGGCGGGGCTCATCCGCGGCGAAGTGGACGGACCGCGCGTCTGCTACTGCGTCGAGCCGGGCGCGGTCGCGCTCCTCAAGGCGCTGGTCGAGGCGCTGTGA
- the arsB gene encoding ACR3 family arsenite efflux transporter has product MGVFERFLSLWVALAIATGVGLGLAAPGLFEVVARLEWARVNLVVAVLIWLMIYPMMLKVEPSCLKDVGKKPKGLALTLAVNWLIKPFSMAALGVLFFQHVFANLVPTEDAQQYIAGMILLGVAPCTAMVFVWSHLTDGDANYTLVQVSANDLILVFAFAPIAGLLLGVTELQVPWETLLASVVIFVVIPLGAGLLTHQRLQTTGGAAAIDRLSGKLKPSSIVGLLLTVVLLFGFQAETIVAQPGRVALIAVPLLIQSYGIFAIAYGLARALGLPFDVAAPAAMIGTSNFFELAVAVAISLFGLSSGAALATVVGVLIEVPVMLSLVAFANRTRGWFPTPSTAST; this is encoded by the coding sequence ATGGGTGTCTTCGAACGCTTCCTCTCCCTCTGGGTCGCGCTGGCCATCGCGACCGGCGTCGGCCTCGGGCTCGCCGCGCCCGGCCTGTTCGAGGTCGTGGCCCGCCTCGAGTGGGCGCGGGTCAACCTCGTCGTCGCGGTGCTCATCTGGCTGATGATCTACCCGATGATGCTCAAGGTGGAGCCGTCGTGCCTGAAGGACGTCGGCAAGAAGCCCAAGGGGCTCGCCCTCACCCTGGCCGTCAACTGGCTCATCAAGCCGTTCAGCATGGCCGCGCTCGGCGTGCTCTTCTTCCAGCACGTCTTCGCGAACCTGGTGCCCACCGAGGACGCGCAGCAGTACATCGCGGGGATGATCCTGCTCGGCGTCGCGCCGTGCACGGCGATGGTCTTCGTGTGGAGCCACCTGACCGACGGAGACGCCAACTACACGCTGGTGCAGGTCTCGGCGAACGACCTGATCCTGGTGTTCGCCTTCGCGCCGATCGCGGGGCTCTTGCTGGGCGTCACCGAGCTTCAGGTCCCGTGGGAGACGCTGCTGGCCTCGGTGGTGATCTTCGTCGTCATCCCGCTCGGGGCGGGGCTGCTCACCCATCAGCGGCTCCAGACGACCGGCGGCGCCGCGGCCATCGACAGGCTGTCCGGCAAGCTCAAGCCGTCCTCCATCGTGGGGTTGCTGCTGACGGTGGTGCTCCTGTTCGGCTTCCAGGCCGAGACCATCGTGGCGCAGCCGGGCCGGGTCGCGCTCATCGCCGTCCCGCTGCTCATCCAGAGCTACGGCATCTTCGCCATCGCCTATGGGCTGGCGCGGGCGCTCGGGCTGCCCTTCGACGTGGCGGCCCCGGCCGCGATGATCGGGACCTCCAACTTCTTCGAGCTGGCCGTGGCCGTCGCCATCAGCCTCTTCGGCCTCTCCTCGGGCGCCGCCCTCGCCACCGTCGTCGGGGTGCTCATCGAGGTGCCGGTCATGCTCTCGCTCGTCGCCTTCGCCAACCGCACCAGGGGCTGGTTTCCGACGCCCTCGACCGCCTCCACCTGA
- a CDS encoding VOC family protein, which produces MPGLHFDSVLFLCVANSARSQMAEGLARDLLGDAARVQSAGSSPSRVHPLAVEAMAELGIDLSSQTSKSVDSIDPDGVDLVITLCAEEVCPALLSSAPRLHWPLEDPDRAAERLTDAERLERFRVARDQIRARLEVLTALRDVPDGPDPREFHASLRVPDLPAAARFYTWLLGVAPKEWTHRYVTFVSEALRTNFVILVDDGQPLHHDTLYHLGVDVGTKAAVIAAHRAAEAAGWPLHKPARTTWRGTPLHELWLKDPGGNLVEIYARLDDAELAEMPADREPVVLVAGG; this is translated from the coding sequence ATGCCCGGACTGCACTTCGACTCCGTCCTGTTCCTCTGCGTCGCCAACTCGGCGCGCTCCCAGATGGCCGAGGGCCTCGCCCGCGACCTGCTCGGTGACGCGGCGCGCGTGCAGTCCGCCGGCTCGTCGCCGTCGCGGGTCCACCCGCTCGCCGTCGAGGCGATGGCCGAGCTGGGCATCGATCTGTCTTCGCAGACCTCGAAGTCGGTCGACTCCATCGATCCCGACGGCGTCGACCTCGTCATCACGCTCTGCGCCGAGGAGGTCTGCCCCGCGCTCCTCTCCAGCGCGCCGCGGCTGCACTGGCCGCTCGAGGATCCCGACCGCGCGGCGGAGCGCCTCACCGACGCGGAGCGGCTGGAGCGCTTCCGCGTGGCCCGGGACCAGATCCGCGCCCGGCTCGAGGTGCTCACGGCGCTCCGCGACGTGCCCGACGGCCCCGACCCCCGCGAGTTCCACGCGAGCCTCCGTGTCCCGGACCTGCCCGCGGCGGCTCGCTTCTACACCTGGCTCCTCGGCGTAGCGCCCAAGGAGTGGACCCACCGCTACGTGACCTTCGTGAGCGAGGCGCTGCGGACCAACTTCGTGATCCTCGTCGACGACGGCCAGCCGTTGCACCACGACACGCTCTACCACCTCGGCGTCGACGTCGGGACGAAGGCGGCGGTCATCGCCGCGCACCGCGCGGCCGAGGCGGCGGGCTGGCCGCTGCACAAGCCCGCGCGCACCACCTGGCGTGGCACGCCGCTGCACGAGCTGTGGCTGAAGGACCCGGGCGGGAACCTCGTCGAGATCTACGCTCGGCTCGACGACGCCGAGCTGGCCGAGATGCCGGCGGACCGGGAGCCCGTGGTCCTGGTCGCGGGCGGGTGA
- a CDS encoding cation:proton antiporter, with protein sequence MGLFLVLGFVAHYVGRRAHVPRVTLLLLIGVAVGPSALDLVPASVADWFPLVSRITLSMIGFMLGRHFKWGELKQSGRGVLVLSVVEAVGAAVAVGAALFVAGAGLALSLVFAAVAPATAPAATVDVIREVSAKGPVSETTLRVVAIDDAWGVLLFSALVVIVQSTLGVEGEAWGYLLEGAREVFGGVVLGLLLGAPMAWLSGRVVDGELTMIETLGAVLIAAGLAEQLGLSHLIACMTMGAVVANWGEHDRAFHAIEGASEPFLIVFFLLAGYALELGSLREVSWFGLLYVAARAAGKLGGARLGARLGGLSAPERRYVGWCLLPQAGVALGLGLSLAEHLPELGPRVLSTLVATTIAFELTGPIAARLALKRAGEAA encoded by the coding sequence TTGGGCCTGTTCCTCGTGCTGGGCTTCGTCGCCCACTACGTCGGCCGTCGCGCGCACGTCCCTCGGGTCACGCTGCTCCTCCTGATCGGCGTCGCGGTCGGCCCGTCCGCGCTCGACCTCGTCCCCGCGTCCGTGGCGGACTGGTTCCCGCTGGTCAGCCGAATCACCCTGAGCATGATCGGCTTCATGCTCGGCCGGCACTTCAAGTGGGGCGAGCTGAAGCAGAGCGGACGCGGCGTGCTCGTCCTGTCGGTGGTCGAGGCGGTCGGCGCGGCCGTCGCGGTGGGAGCCGCCCTCTTCGTGGCTGGCGCGGGACTCGCGCTCTCGCTCGTGTTCGCCGCCGTCGCGCCCGCGACCGCGCCCGCGGCGACCGTCGACGTCATCCGAGAGGTGTCCGCCAAGGGGCCGGTGTCCGAGACCACGCTGCGGGTCGTCGCGATCGACGACGCGTGGGGGGTGCTCCTGTTCAGCGCCCTCGTGGTGATCGTGCAGAGCACCCTCGGCGTGGAAGGCGAGGCGTGGGGGTACCTGCTGGAGGGCGCGCGGGAGGTCTTCGGCGGCGTCGTGCTCGGGCTCCTGCTCGGCGCCCCCATGGCGTGGCTCAGCGGGCGCGTCGTGGACGGGGAGCTGACGATGATCGAGACGCTCGGCGCAGTCCTGATCGCCGCGGGGCTCGCGGAGCAGCTCGGCCTGTCCCACCTGATCGCGTGCATGACGATGGGCGCCGTCGTGGCCAACTGGGGCGAGCACGATCGGGCCTTTCACGCCATCGAGGGCGCCAGCGAGCCCTTCCTCATCGTCTTCTTCCTGCTCGCGGGCTACGCGCTGGAGCTCGGCTCGCTGCGAGAAGTGTCGTGGTTCGGGCTGCTCTACGTCGCCGCGCGCGCGGCGGGGAAGCTCGGCGGGGCCCGACTCGGCGCCCGTCTGGGGGGCCTGAGCGCGCCCGAGCGCCGCTACGTCGGCTGGTGCCTCCTGCCTCAGGCGGGGGTGGCGCTGGGCCTCGGGCTCTCCCTCGCCGAGCACCTCCCCGAGCTCGGTCCCCGCGTCCTGTCCACCCTCGTGGCGACCACGATCGCGTTCGAGCTCACGGGCCCCATCGCGGCGAGGCTGGCGCTGAAGCGCGCGGGAGAGGCCGCGTGA
- a CDS encoding alkaline phosphatase family protein, which translates to MDKKPRQARRALALAALPLFCACGPANGGVPGAPDVVDLPITGTVFTIVFENHGVGAVFDPSNEYFNQLAEEHGTADAYLANDHPSLVNYMLMTSGLTHFSDNGPPASQEVDGVEHLAAQLEAGGVPWRAYMEGMGEPCRLDDVGLYAVKHNPFAYYTSLTDDRARCEERVVDFDSHFADDLAANTYRYMWITPDMCNSMHDCPTQTADAWLSRVIPQILDSPGYREGGAIFVLWDEGDADATYAWSYVFGRPQNIPAIVISEHLVYPGFASPTRYDHRSYLATIEDIFGLPRLPTTVAATPMADFFLDDPWPAAVDAVE; encoded by the coding sequence ATGGACAAGAAACCTCGACAAGCCCGTCGCGCGCTCGCGCTCGCGGCGCTCCCGCTCTTCTGCGCGTGCGGCCCCGCCAACGGGGGCGTGCCGGGCGCCCCGGACGTCGTGGACCTACCCATCACGGGGACCGTGTTCACCATCGTCTTCGAGAACCACGGCGTCGGCGCCGTCTTCGATCCGTCGAACGAGTACTTCAATCAGCTCGCCGAGGAGCATGGGACGGCGGACGCGTACCTCGCCAACGACCACCCCAGCCTCGTCAACTACATGCTGATGACCTCCGGGCTCACCCACTTCTCCGACAACGGCCCGCCGGCGAGCCAAGAGGTCGACGGCGTCGAGCACCTCGCCGCTCAGCTCGAGGCCGGGGGCGTCCCGTGGCGCGCCTACATGGAGGGGATGGGCGAGCCGTGCCGACTCGACGACGTCGGGCTCTACGCGGTCAAGCACAACCCGTTCGCCTACTACACCTCGCTGACCGACGACCGCGCGCGCTGCGAGGAGCGGGTGGTGGACTTCGACTCACACTTCGCCGACGACCTCGCGGCGAACACCTACCGCTACATGTGGATCACGCCGGACATGTGCAACAGCATGCACGATTGTCCCACGCAGACGGCGGACGCGTGGCTCTCGCGCGTCATCCCCCAGATCCTCGACTCTCCGGGCTACCGCGAGGGCGGCGCGATCTTCGTGCTCTGGGACGAGGGCGACGCGGACGCCACCTACGCGTGGTCCTACGTCTTCGGCCGGCCCCAGAACATCCCGGCCATCGTGATCTCGGAGCACCTGGTCTATCCGGGCTTCGCCTCGCCCACCCGCTACGACCACCGCTCGTACCTCGCGACGATCGAGGACATCTTCGGTCTGCCGCGCCTCCCCACGACGGTCGCCGCGACCCCGATGGCGGACTTCTTCCTCGATGACCCCTGGCCCGCCGCCGTCGACGCGGTGGAGTAG
- the coaBC gene encoding bifunctional phosphopantothenoylcysteine decarboxylase/phosphopantothenate--cysteine ligase CoaBC — MKNAVVGVSGGIAAYKAPLLVRELMRRGFTVRVVMTESAARFVGPVTFTGLTGAPPVRDLWDPSYAGEVHVELAGWADVMVVAPATANVIARAAQGLADDALTATLLCWDGPTVYAPAMHHRMWDNPATARNVALLAASGASFAGPVSGPLASGESGMGRMAEPDAIADAVEARLGVPDLAGRTVLISAGGTQEDLDPVRFLGNRSTGKMGYALAAEAARRGARVVLVSGPTALPDPAGVDVLRVRSAREMEEAVTAHRDAADAILMAAAVADYRPKDLAAHKLKKGDGPMALELVRNPDILAGLGAWREGDTPVLVGFAVETEDLVARARGKLEKKKVDLVVANEAAVSFGKDTNRVHLVTKDDVVSLDELPKREVAGRVLDRVLALLDQ; from the coding sequence GTGAAGAACGCGGTCGTTGGCGTCTCGGGCGGGATCGCCGCCTACAAGGCCCCGCTCCTCGTGCGGGAGCTGATGCGGCGCGGGTTCACGGTGCGCGTGGTGATGACCGAGTCCGCCGCGCGCTTCGTGGGCCCCGTCACCTTCACCGGGCTGACCGGCGCGCCGCCGGTGCGCGACCTCTGGGACCCGAGCTACGCGGGCGAGGTGCACGTGGAGCTGGCCGGGTGGGCCGACGTGATGGTCGTCGCGCCCGCCACCGCGAACGTGATCGCGCGCGCCGCGCAGGGGCTCGCCGACGACGCGCTGACCGCCACGCTCCTCTGCTGGGACGGGCCCACCGTCTACGCGCCGGCCATGCACCACCGCATGTGGGACAACCCCGCGACGGCCCGCAACGTGGCGCTCCTGGCCGCGTCGGGCGCGTCCTTCGCCGGCCCCGTCTCCGGCCCCCTCGCGAGCGGCGAGTCGGGCATGGGCCGCATGGCCGAGCCGGACGCCATCGCCGACGCGGTGGAGGCGCGTCTCGGCGTGCCCGACCTCGCGGGGCGCACGGTCCTCATCAGCGCGGGCGGCACCCAGGAGGACCTCGACCCGGTCCGGTTCCTCGGCAACCGCTCCACCGGCAAGATGGGCTACGCGCTCGCGGCCGAGGCGGCCCGGCGCGGCGCGCGCGTCGTCCTCGTGAGCGGCCCCACCGCGCTGCCGGATCCCGCGGGCGTCGACGTACTGCGGGTGCGCTCCGCGCGCGAGATGGAGGAGGCGGTCACCGCGCACCGCGACGCGGCCGACGCCATCCTCATGGCCGCCGCCGTCGCCGACTACCGCCCCAAGGACCTCGCCGCGCACAAGCTCAAGAAGGGCGACGGCCCGATGGCGCTCGAGCTGGTCCGCAACCCCGACATCCTCGCCGGCCTCGGCGCCTGGCGAGAGGGCGACACGCCCGTCCTGGTCGGCTTCGCGGTCGAGACCGAGGACCTCGTCGCGCGCGCGCGCGGCAAGCTCGAGAAGAAGAAGGTCGACCTCGTCGTCGCCAACGAGGCCGCCGTCTCCTTCGGCAAGGACACCAACCGCGTGCACCTCGTCACGAAGGACGACGTCGTCTCGCTCGACGAGCTGCCCAAGCGCGAGGTCGCCGGCCGCGTGCTCGACCGGGTGCTCGCGCTCCTAGACCAGTAG